Sequence from the Desulfobulbaceae bacterium genome:
TATCATCGCGAATAAGGAAGTTGTACTCCTTGATGTTGCTACGAATGGTTTCAGCAAGAGATGCGGCCTCTGGTTCGGCAATGTTTGGAAGAATCAGTGCAAACTCTTCGCCGCCAAAACGGGTTGCATAAAGCTCTGCCGGCGTGCCCTTGCAGTACTCAGCGACGCATCTGCTTATGATTTTCGCAACAGCGATAAGTGCCTGGTCGCCAACCCGGTGACCATAATTGTCGTTGAAAGATTTAAAGTCATCAATGTCAAGC
This genomic interval carries:
- a CDS encoding GGDEF domain-containing protein translates to LDIDDFKSFNDNYGHRVGDQALIAVAKIISRCVAEYCKGTPAELYATRFGGEEFALILPNIAEPEAASLAETIRSNIKEYNFLIRDDKGEIIQKGISLSASFGVAQHFSNHTSKDDTETLINNADKAMYSAKNNGKNQVVQFGAIS